From the Selenomonas timonae genome, one window contains:
- the rplO gene encoding 50S ribosomal protein L15, giving the protein MKLHELQPAEGARKTTKRVGRGIGSGLGKTSGRGMKGQKSRSGGGVRSGFEGGQMPLYRRLPKRGFKNIWAKTFAEVNVGSLNCFEDGATVDPVALIEAGILKNVRDGIRILGDGELTAKNLTVRAQGFTQGAADKIAAAGGKVEVI; this is encoded by the coding sequence ATGAAACTGCATGAATTACAGCCGGCTGAGGGGGCGCGCAAGACGACGAAGCGCGTCGGCCGCGGCATCGGCTCCGGCCTTGGCAAGACCTCGGGGCGCGGTATGAAGGGGCAGAAGTCCCGTTCCGGCGGTGGCGTCCGCAGCGGCTTTGAGGGCGGTCAGATGCCTCTCTACCGTCGTCTCCCGAAGCGTGGCTTCAAGAACATCTGGGCAAAGACCTTTGCCGAGGTGAACGTCGGCAGCCTGAACTGCTTCGAGGACGGCGCAACGGTTGATCCCGTTGCACTCATTGAGGCAGGCATCCTCAAGAATGTCCGTGACGGCATCCGCATCCTTGGCGACGGCGAGCTCACGGCGAAGAACCTCACCGTGCGCGCACAGGGCTTTACGCAGGGCGCGGCGGACAAAATTGCAGCGGCAGGCGGCAAAGTCGAGGTGATCTAA
- the secY gene encoding preprotein translocase subunit SecY has translation MLQALGNIFQIPELRQKIVFTLIMFAVFRMGTHIPVPGVDPTAIEQLFAQGTLFGLLDLFSGGAFSKFSVFAMSITPYINAAIIIQLLNVVVPTLEQWSKEGAEGHKKTTKVTRYLTVALAFFQAIGMSIGLKSAILNPNPVNILIIAITLTAGTVFLMWLGEQITANGVGNGISLIIFAGIVAALPKNIGTIYAYVKAGTISYFSVFAFAVIALAMIVFVIHIETGFRRVPITYAKRLVGGRVGSGHSSHIPFKVNQAGVIPIIFASSVLMFPITVAQFIDVPWVKTAAAYLEWGKPLQTTLYVLMIIFFTYFYTSVTVKIPDMADNLKKYGGFVPGLRPGQATADYLDYVLTRITLAGAFFLAFIAVLPNMVAGATNIQGVYFGGTALLIVVGVALQTMKQIESMVVMRHYEGFMK, from the coding sequence GTGCTCCAAGCCCTTGGAAACATCTTCCAGATTCCCGAACTTAGACAAAAGATCGTATTCACGCTCATCATGTTCGCCGTGTTCCGCATGGGGACACACATCCCCGTGCCCGGCGTCGACCCGACGGCGATCGAGCAGCTCTTCGCACAGGGAACCCTGTTCGGGCTGCTCGATCTCTTCTCGGGCGGAGCGTTCAGCAAGTTCTCCGTCTTTGCAATGAGCATCACGCCCTACATCAATGCAGCCATCATCATCCAGCTGCTCAACGTCGTTGTACCGACACTCGAGCAGTGGTCGAAGGAAGGCGCGGAGGGGCATAAGAAGACGACGAAGGTCACGCGGTACCTCACGGTTGCACTTGCGTTCTTCCAGGCGATCGGCATGTCGATCGGTCTCAAGAGCGCAATCCTCAACCCGAACCCCGTGAACATCCTCATCATCGCGATTACGCTCACTGCAGGTACGGTATTCCTGATGTGGCTGGGCGAACAGATTACGGCGAACGGTGTCGGCAACGGCATCTCACTGATCATCTTTGCCGGTATTGTCGCGGCGCTGCCGAAGAACATTGGCACGATCTACGCCTACGTCAAGGCGGGCACGATCAGCTACTTCAGTGTATTCGCGTTTGCCGTCATCGCACTCGCGATGATTGTCTTCGTCATTCACATCGAGACGGGCTTCCGCCGCGTCCCAATCACGTATGCGAAGCGCCTCGTTGGCGGGCGCGTGGGCAGTGGGCACTCGAGTCACATCCCGTTCAAGGTGAACCAGGCGGGTGTTATCCCGATCATCTTCGCCTCGTCGGTGCTCATGTTCCCGATCACGGTCGCGCAGTTCATCGACGTGCCGTGGGTCAAGACGGCGGCGGCGTATCTCGAGTGGGGCAAACCGCTCCAGACCACGCTCTACGTCCTCATGATCATCTTCTTCACCTACTTCTACACTTCGGTGACAGTGAAGATCCCCGATATGGCAGACAACCTCAAGAAATACGGCGGCTTCGTCCCAGGGCTGCGCCCGGGGCAAGCGACGGCGGATTATCTTGACTACGTGCTGACGCGCATCACGCTTGCGGGGGCATTCTTCCTCGCATTCATCGCGGTGCTGCCGAACATGGTGGCGGGCGCGACGAACATTCAGGGCGTGTACTTCGGCGGCACAGCGCTGCTGATCGTCGTCGGTGTTGCACTGCAGACCATGAAGCAGATTGAGTCGATGGTCGTCATGCGCCACTACGAAGGCTTTATGAAATAA
- a CDS encoding adenylate kinase: MHIILMGPPGAGKGTQAANLVKRYGILHISTGDMFREAVKEGTPLGKEAKSYMDAGKLVPDEVTIGIVRERLSKDDCKKGFILDGFPRTVEQADALNEILADNGLTLTGVLNINVPAADLIERAVGRRICKSCGHSFHVKFNPTKVEGVCDDCGGTTYQRADDSEETMKSRLSVYESSTRPLIDYYTKAGVYKEIDGRQDIAKVEADLAAVLEA, translated from the coding sequence ATGCACATCATTTTGATGGGGCCTCCGGGTGCCGGCAAGGGCACCCAGGCGGCAAACCTCGTAAAACGATACGGTATTCTGCACATCTCCACGGGCGACATGTTTCGTGAAGCCGTGAAAGAGGGCACACCGCTCGGCAAAGAGGCGAAGTCTTACATGGACGCGGGCAAGCTCGTCCCCGATGAGGTGACGATCGGCATTGTGCGCGAGCGCCTCAGTAAGGACGACTGCAAGAAGGGATTCATCCTCGATGGATTCCCGCGCACGGTCGAGCAGGCGGATGCACTCAATGAAATCCTTGCAGACAACGGGCTGACGCTCACGGGCGTCCTCAACATCAACGTCCCCGCCGCCGATCTCATCGAGCGTGCCGTCGGACGCCGCATCTGCAAGAGCTGCGGACATTCCTTCCACGTGAAGTTCAACCCGACCAAGGTTGAGGGTGTCTGCGACGACTGCGGCGGTACGACCTATCAGCGTGCCGACGACAGCGAGGAGACCATGAAGAGCCGTCTTTCCGTCTATGAATCCTCCACGCGCCCCCTCATCGACTACTACACGAAGGCGGGCGTCTACAAGGAGATCGACGGCAGACAGGACATCGCGAAGGTCGAGGCGGATCTCGCCGCCGTCCTTGAGGCGTAA
- the infA gene encoding translation initiation factor IF-1, which translates to MSKQDVIEVEGRVVEKLPNAMFQVELENGHVVLAHVSGKIRMNFIRILPGDKVTIELTPYDLTRGRITYRFK; encoded by the coding sequence ATGTCAAAACAGGATGTCATCGAGGTAGAGGGAAGAGTCGTTGAGAAACTTCCCAATGCGATGTTCCAGGTCGAACTTGAGAACGGACACGTTGTCCTGGCTCATGTTTCCGGAAAGATACGCATGAACTTCATCCGTATTTTGCCGGGCGACAAGGTAACCATCGAACTCACCCCGTACGATCTGACTCGTGGACGTATTACGTATCGCTTCAAATAG
- the rpmJ gene encoding 50S ribosomal protein L36 has protein sequence MKVRPSVKKICEKCKIIKRKGRVMVICENPKHKQRQG, from the coding sequence GTGAAGGTAAGACCGTCTGTCAAGAAAATCTGCGAGAAATGCAAGATCATCAAGCGCAAGGGCCGTGTCATGGTCATTTGCGAGAACCCCAAGCATAAACAAAGACAAGGATAA
- the rpsM gene encoding 30S ribosomal protein S13, which produces MARIAGVDLPRDKRIEISLTYIYGIGLTTAKKLLAIANVNPDTRTRDLTEDEVVRLRDAIDKNAVVEGDLRREIQMNIKRLVDIGCYRGRRHRLGLPVRGQNTKNNARTRKGPKKAVAGKKK; this is translated from the coding sequence ATGGCACGTATTGCCGGTGTAGATTTGCCCCGTGACAAGAGAATTGAGATTTCCCTGACGTACATCTACGGCATTGGCCTGACGACCGCGAAGAAGCTGCTCGCGATCGCAAACGTCAATCCCGATACCCGTACGCGCGACCTCACGGAGGATGAAGTCGTCAGACTTCGTGATGCCATCGACAAGAACGCCGTGGTGGAGGGCGACCTTCGCCGCGAAATTCAGATGAACATCAAGCGTCTCGTTGATATCGGCTGCTACCGTGGCCGCCGCCACCGTCTCGGCCTGCCTGTCCGCGGACAGAACACGAAGAACAATGCGCGCACGCGCAAGGGCCCGAAGAAGGCCGTTGCAGGCAAGAAAAAGTAA
- the rpsK gene encoding 30S ribosomal protein S11 gives MAVKKTTRSKKKVRKNIESGVAHISSTFNNTIVTLTDKSGNALSWASAGGLGFRGSRKSTPFAAQMAAETAAKAAMEHGLKSVEVYVKGPGAGREAAIRSLQATGLEVNMIKDVTPIPHNGCRPPKRRRV, from the coding sequence GTGGCTGTTAAGAAAACAACACGTTCCAAGAAAAAAGTTCGCAAGAACATAGAGTCGGGCGTTGCACACATCAGCTCGACATTCAACAACACGATCGTCACGCTCACCGATAAGAGCGGCAATGCCCTCTCGTGGGCGAGCGCCGGCGGTCTCGGCTTCCGTGGCTCGCGCAAGAGCACGCCGTTTGCAGCACAGATGGCTGCAGAGACGGCTGCAAAGGCTGCGATGGAGCACGGCCTGAAGTCCGTCGAAGTCTATGTCAAGGGTCCTGGTGCAGGCCGTGAGGCAGCAATCCGCTCGCTGCAGGCTACGGGTCTCGAAGTCAATATGATCAAAGACGTGACTCCCATCCCGCACAACGGATGCCGTCCGCCGAAGCGTCGCCGCGTCTAA
- the rpsD gene encoding 30S ribosomal protein S4: MAIDRVPVLKRCRALGLEPATLGRSRQSTRQLRRTNRKVSEYGLQLKEKQKAKFIYGVLERQFRGYYDKAKKMAGVTGENLLSLLERRLDNVVFRLGLANTRRQARQLVRHGHFTVNGKRVDIPSALVREGDVIEVAEKSRASAFFKELKESSNALSAPAWLTADQANLTGTVTRFPHREEIDVPVNEQAIVELYSK; encoded by the coding sequence ATGGCAATCGATAGAGTACCAGTCCTCAAGCGCTGCCGCGCACTCGGACTCGAGCCTGCGACCCTCGGCCGCTCGCGTCAGTCGACGCGTCAGCTGCGCCGCACGAACCGCAAGGTCTCGGAGTACGGACTCCAGCTCAAGGAAAAGCAGAAGGCAAAGTTCATCTACGGTGTCCTTGAGCGTCAGTTCCGCGGCTACTATGACAAGGCGAAGAAGATGGCAGGCGTCACAGGTGAGAACCTGCTGAGCCTCCTCGAGCGCCGTCTCGACAACGTCGTCTTCCGCCTCGGGCTTGCCAACACGCGCCGTCAGGCACGTCAGCTCGTCCGTCACGGTCATTTCACCGTGAACGGCAAGCGCGTTGACATCCCCTCCGCACTCGTCCGCGAGGGCGACGTGATCGAGGTCGCCGAGAAGAGCCGCGCGAGCGCGTTCTTCAAGGAGCTGAAGGAGAGCAGCAATGCCCTTTCCGCACCTGCATGGCTGACCGCCGATCAGGCAAACCTGACGGGCACGGTCACACGTTTCCCCCATCGTGAGGAAATCGACGTTCCGGTCAATGAACAGGCCATCGTCGAACTCTACTCCAAATAA
- a CDS encoding DNA-directed RNA polymerase subunit alpha, giving the protein MTDIEKPKIEIAEISEDGRYGRFVCEPLEPGYGTTFGNSLRRMLLSSLDGAAVTSIQIDGVLHEFSTIPGVRDDVTSIVLALKQLCIRMQGSEPHTIRIEAEGEREVTAADIECGSDIEILNPDLHIATLNATGELKIEMTVERGRGYVAADKNKKADDSIGVIPIDSIFSPVQRVNYTVEDTRVGNVTDYDRLILDVWTNGSIRPEEAVSKAAAILVMHLRLFQNMDGTVIEEEEEVPNFPPEEVDDSAKVLEMTIDDLDLSVRSFNCLKRAGINTVADLAQKTEDDMMKVRNLGRKSLDEVKKKLEELGLSLRQENE; this is encoded by the coding sequence ATGACAGATATCGAGAAACCGAAAATCGAGATCGCAGAGATCAGCGAGGACGGACGCTACGGGCGTTTCGTCTGCGAGCCACTCGAGCCGGGCTACGGCACGACGTTCGGCAACAGTCTGCGGCGTATGCTGCTCTCCTCACTGGATGGAGCGGCGGTCACCTCCATCCAAATCGACGGCGTGCTGCACGAGTTCTCCACAATCCCGGGCGTACGGGATGATGTGACGAGCATCGTACTGGCACTCAAGCAGCTCTGCATTCGCATGCAGGGGAGCGAGCCGCATACCATCCGCATCGAGGCGGAGGGGGAGCGCGAGGTCACTGCAGCCGACATCGAATGCGGCAGCGACATCGAGATCCTGAACCCCGATCTTCACATTGCAACGCTGAATGCGACGGGCGAGCTCAAGATCGAGATGACCGTCGAGCGCGGGCGCGGCTATGTGGCGGCGGACAAGAACAAGAAGGCGGATGACAGCATCGGCGTCATCCCCATCGACTCCATCTTCTCCCCCGTCCAGCGCGTCAACTACACGGTAGAGGACACGCGCGTCGGCAACGTCACCGACTACGACCGCCTCATCCTCGACGTGTGGACGAACGGCTCCATCCGTCCGGAGGAAGCCGTGAGCAAGGCGGCTGCCATCCTCGTCATGCACCTGCGTCTGTTCCAGAACATGGACGGCACGGTCATCGAGGAGGAGGAGGAAGTCCCGAACTTCCCGCCCGAAGAGGTCGACGACAGCGCCAAGGTGCTCGAGATGACCATCGACGATCTGGATCTTTCCGTCCGTTCCTTCAACTGCCTCAAGCGCGCCGGCATCAACACCGTTGCCGATCTCGCGCAGAAGACCGAGGACGACATGATGAAGGTACGCAATCTCGGGCGCAAATCTCTGGATGAAGTGAAGAAAAAACTTGAGGAGCTTGGACTCTCCTTGAGACAGGAAAACGAATAA
- the rplQ gene encoding 50S ribosomal protein L17, whose protein sequence is MRKLGRNSAARKALLRSILTSFFKYGRIETTEAKAKELRSLADGLITLAKRGDLSARRQAIAALAEEDVVRKLFGEIAEKYTDRKSGYTRILKLGPRRGDAAPMAIIELV, encoded by the coding sequence ATGAGAAAGCTCGGACGCAATTCCGCGGCCCGCAAGGCTCTCCTCAGGAGCATCCTCACATCCTTCTTCAAGTATGGACGCATTGAGACGACCGAGGCAAAGGCAAAGGAGCTCCGCTCTCTCGCCGATGGTCTCATCACGCTCGCCAAGCGCGGCGACCTCAGTGCGCGTCGTCAGGCCATCGCGGCTCTGGCAGAAGAGGATGTCGTGCGCAAGCTCTTCGGTGAAATCGCAGAGAAGTATACGGATCGCAAGAGCGGCTACACCCGCATCTTGAAGCTCGGCCCCCGTCGCGGCGATGCTGCCCCGATGGCCATCATCGAGCTCGTTTGA
- a CDS encoding Rqc2 family fibronectin-binding protein, giving the protein MSLDGFSMSALARELADALTGGRIDKINQPNKQSIVLSVRQPGENLLLYINTNASNPSAHLIENAPENPAEPPTFVMLLRKQLETGRIAAVRQEGRDRIIHLDIDVIAGGGRITTRTLTLELIGKYSNIILHEDGIITEALRRIGENTSRVRTVFKGIPYTLPPVQDKYDLFTADIADIITRIQSDSEAKLFQALIGSVLGFGPISAKEICFLAGLAPNISVSELDAADFAEISHALNELRTWMKEPVPSLRLEENGKVTAMAAFPLSELPNTQRSSYRTLSALMIDADKRLGSYVIPDRERFRRLVRTELARAREKYDKLGAEIAAAENAEEQKIYADNLMTYQYQYSDHADDEITVPNIYSETGETLTIPLDRRIGIIANMQAYYKKYDKLKRAQQLLAVQQEHCMANIRHLESIEASLDSSTRLAEIAEIQDELITSGYLHEKLPKRSKDRRAHPFSFTAPDGSIILVGKNNVQNDTLTFKTATPTDVWLHVRDIPGSHVILRTNGDEPSETSLHLAAQIAAHFSKARGSSNVPVDYTTVRFVKKPSGAVPGFVRFINEKTLFVTEDEDVLAPILAQDPTVG; this is encoded by the coding sequence ATGAGCCTTGACGGCTTCTCCATGTCCGCCCTCGCACGTGAACTCGCGGACGCACTCACGGGCGGGCGCATCGATAAAATTAACCAGCCAAATAAGCAGTCCATCGTCCTTTCCGTGCGCCAGCCGGGGGAAAACCTGCTTCTCTATATCAACACCAACGCAAGCAATCCATCCGCACATCTCATCGAGAATGCACCCGAGAATCCAGCCGAGCCGCCAACCTTCGTCATGCTCCTCAGGAAACAGCTCGAAACGGGACGCATCGCCGCCGTGCGGCAGGAGGGACGCGACCGCATCATTCACCTCGACATCGACGTAATCGCGGGCGGCGGGCGCATCACAACGCGCACCCTCACCCTCGAACTCATCGGCAAATACAGCAACATCATCCTCCACGAGGACGGTATCATCACCGAGGCTCTGCGCCGCATCGGCGAGAATACGAGCCGCGTGCGCACCGTCTTCAAGGGCATTCCCTATACCCTCCCGCCCGTACAGGACAAATATGATCTCTTTACGGCAGACATCGCAGACATTATCACACGCATACAGTCGGACAGTGAGGCAAAACTCTTTCAAGCCCTTATTGGCTCTGTCCTCGGCTTTGGTCCCATCTCAGCAAAGGAGATCTGCTTTCTCGCGGGACTTGCACCGAACATCAGCGTCTCCGAACTGGACGCTGCGGACTTTGCCGAGATTTCCCACGCACTCAATGAGCTGCGTACATGGATGAAAGAGCCTGTTCCCTCCCTGCGTCTTGAGGAGAACGGCAAAGTTACGGCGATGGCGGCATTCCCCCTCAGCGAACTTCCCAATACCCAGCGCAGCTCCTATCGCACGCTCAGTGCACTGATGATCGACGCAGACAAACGCCTCGGCAGCTATGTCATCCCCGACCGCGAACGCTTTCGTCGTCTCGTGCGCACCGAGCTCGCGCGCGCACGAGAGAAATATGACAAGCTTGGCGCAGAGATTGCGGCGGCTGAGAATGCCGAGGAACAGAAAATCTATGCCGACAACCTGATGACCTATCAGTATCAGTACAGTGACCACGCCGACGATGAAATCACCGTCCCGAACATCTACAGCGAGACAGGCGAAACACTGACGATTCCACTTGACCGCCGCATCGGCATCATCGCAAATATGCAGGCGTACTACAAGAAATACGACAAGCTGAAGCGTGCCCAACAGCTGCTCGCCGTCCAACAGGAGCACTGCATGGCGAACATCCGCCACCTTGAGAGCATCGAGGCATCCCTTGACTCCTCCACGCGTCTCGCCGAGATCGCAGAGATACAGGACGAGCTGATTACCTCGGGTTACCTCCACGAAAAACTGCCAAAGCGCAGCAAAGACCGCCGTGCGCATCCGTTCTCCTTTACCGCCCCCGATGGCAGCATCATTCTCGTCGGCAAGAACAATGTCCAGAACGACACACTCACATTTAAGACCGCCACCCCCACAGACGTATGGCTGCACGTCCGCGACATTCCCGGCTCGCACGTCATTCTGCGGACAAACGGAGACGAGCCGAGTGAGACATCCCTCCACCTCGCCGCGCAGATTGCCGCACATTTCAGTAAGGCGCGCGGCTCCTCGAACGTCCCCGTCGACTACACCACCGTCCGCTTCGTCAAGAAGCCCTCGGGTGCCGTCCCCGGCTTCGTCCGCTTCATCAACGAAAAGACACTCTTCGTCACCGAGGACGAGGATGTGCTTGCGCCGATTCTTGCACAGGATCCGACAGTGGGATAG
- a CDS encoding secretion protein HlyD: MKSVGLVQIFCPVKETNRTHSKGYVEDLSTQTGRKRCAKTARLNLSVLP, encoded by the coding sequence ATGAAGTCCGTCGGATTAGTGCAGATTTTTTGTCCTGTCAAGGAGACAAACCGGACGCATAGCAAGGGCTATGTGGAGGATTTGTCGACACAGACAGGGCGAAAAAGATGTGCTAAGACGGCGCGGCTGAATTTATCAGTGCTTCCTTAA
- the dapF gene encoding diaminopimelate epimerase, with product MKFTKWQGCGNDFVVVDFLDKEPIDFAALAVKMCDRHFGIGADGLMVVCPSETADVRMREFNPDGTEPEMCGNGIRCFARYLYDYGRMKTQQFTIETLAGTMVPRVITQDGAVTAVEVDMGGPVLEGEKIPVAGFGAERVIAQPLMVDGTEYRMTCVSMGNPHCVIFVDDAEGFPLSELGAQFENHPAFPRKINTEFVEVKSRTHARMRVWERGAGITLACGTGTCATLTAGVLNDVLDRAADIEVDGGIIHVEWRADGHILMTGPAEPVFTGIWQGSL from the coding sequence ATGAAGTTTACAAAATGGCAGGGCTGCGGCAACGATTTCGTGGTCGTGGACTTCCTGGATAAAGAGCCGATTGACTTTGCGGCACTCGCGGTGAAGATGTGCGATCGGCATTTCGGCATCGGTGCGGATGGTCTGATGGTGGTCTGCCCCTCGGAGACGGCGGATGTGCGGATGCGCGAGTTCAATCCGGACGGAACGGAGCCGGAGATGTGCGGGAACGGGATTCGCTGTTTCGCGCGGTATCTCTATGACTATGGGCGCATGAAAACGCAGCAGTTCACGATTGAGACGCTCGCGGGGACGATGGTGCCGCGCGTGATCACGCAGGACGGTGCAGTGACGGCGGTCGAGGTGGATATGGGCGGGCCTGTGCTCGAAGGGGAGAAAATCCCCGTAGCGGGCTTCGGTGCGGAACGTGTTATCGCGCAGCCGCTCATGGTCGATGGCACGGAGTATAGAATGACTTGTGTGTCGATGGGCAATCCCCATTGCGTGATCTTTGTGGACGATGCAGAGGGTTTCCCTCTTTCGGAACTGGGGGCGCAGTTCGAGAATCATCCTGCATTTCCGCGCAAGATCAATACGGAGTTTGTCGAGGTGAAGAGCCGCACGCATGCGCGCATGCGCGTCTGGGAGCGCGGCGCGGGCATTACACTCGCGTGTGGGACAGGAACGTGCGCGACGCTGACGGCGGGCGTGCTGAACGATGTGCTTGACCGTGCGGCGGACATTGAGGTCGACGGCGGAATCATTCATGTGGAGTGGCGTGCGGACGGGCATATCCTTATGACGGGACCCGCCGAGCCGGTCTTTACGGGTATATGGCAGGGTTCGCTATGA
- a CDS encoding YicC/YloC family endoribonuclease, with product MSAPRRSMTGYGAGTAETADYRVTVEIKAVNQRFLEIAPHMPRAFGAWENDLRDLIRTRVARGKLDIYVNFEDRSEKQYDVHVNEGLARAYYAALGKVARAVDAPLNDGVRMTAEYEGVISVREQADIVGGRAVFLDATEQALAALDAMRLAEGAHIACDFEKRLARLEDQRMQVKEIAPTIVADYRAHLAEVLAEFKEVTPDETRIVQEAALYADRVNITEELVRLASHFAQFRAILAEAEPVGRRLDFLLQEINRETNTIGSKANNAAAQQIVVAMKNEVEKLREQVQNLE from the coding sequence ATGAGTGCGCCGCGCAGGAGCATGACGGGCTACGGTGCGGGCACGGCGGAGACAGCAGACTACCGTGTCACGGTTGAGATCAAGGCGGTCAATCAACGATTCCTTGAGATTGCACCGCACATGCCGCGCGCGTTCGGCGCGTGGGAGAACGATTTGCGTGATCTCATCCGCACGCGTGTTGCCCGCGGTAAGCTCGATATCTATGTGAACTTCGAGGATCGCAGTGAAAAGCAGTACGATGTCCATGTCAATGAGGGACTGGCGCGTGCGTACTATGCGGCACTCGGAAAGGTCGCCCGCGCGGTGGATGCACCGCTGAATGACGGCGTGCGGATGACAGCGGAGTATGAGGGCGTGATCTCGGTGCGTGAGCAGGCGGATATCGTGGGGGGGCGCGCGGTATTTCTGGATGCCACAGAGCAGGCACTTGCGGCGCTCGATGCGATGCGGCTCGCCGAGGGCGCGCATATCGCGTGCGACTTTGAGAAGCGCCTTGCACGCCTCGAAGATCAGCGGATGCAGGTGAAGGAGATCGCGCCCACGATTGTCGCGGACTACCGTGCGCATCTCGCGGAGGTGCTTGCGGAGTTCAAGGAAGTCACGCCCGATGAAACACGTATCGTGCAGGAGGCGGCACTCTATGCCGATCGTGTGAACATCACGGAGGAGCTCGTACGGCTTGCGAGCCATTTCGCCCAGTTCCGCGCGATTCTCGCCGAGGCGGAGCCCGTTGGGCGACGGCTGGACTTTCTCCTGCAGGAGATCAATCGTGAGACGAATACGATTGGCTCGAAGGCGAACAATGCTGCCGCACAGCAGATCGTTGTCGCGATGAAGAACGAGGTCGAGAAACTGCGTGAGCAGGTACAGAACTTGGAGTGA
- a CDS encoding DUF370 domain-containing protein, whose product METVNIGFGDIVLAGRMVAIVAPTSMSAKRMVQDARDVGRLIDATYKRRTRAVIVLDSGHIVLSALLPETIAGRMTTKEDAE is encoded by the coding sequence ATGGAGACGGTCAATATCGGATTCGGCGACATCGTCCTCGCGGGGCGCATGGTCGCCATCGTTGCGCCGACTTCCATGTCCGCAAAGCGCATGGTGCAGGATGCGCGTGATGTGGGGCGTCTCATTGACGCAACGTACAAGCGGCGGACGCGCGCCGTCATCGTTCTGGACAGCGGTCACATTGTGCTCTCGGCGCTCCTGCCGGAGACGATTGCGGGACGCATGACAACGAAGGAGGACGCAGAGTGA
- the gmk gene encoding guanylate kinase: MKKGLLIVISGASGTGKGTVCKELLTREAGIAYSVSATSRAPREGEMDGREYYFRTREAFEAMIAAGEFLEYADVYGNYYGTPLAPIEERRAAGEDILLEIDTQGALNVMERCPDGTFIFLLPPSLEELQRRITGRGTESEESLARRLAAARDEIQLGKRYRYAVLNDTVEAATDRIQTILAAERLRADMDPEQFEI; the protein is encoded by the coding sequence GTGAAAAAGGGACTTCTCATTGTGATTTCGGGTGCGTCCGGCACGGGCAAGGGCACGGTCTGCAAGGAGCTGCTCACGCGTGAGGCAGGCATTGCCTATTCCGTCTCTGCAACCTCACGCGCGCCGCGTGAGGGTGAGATGGATGGGCGCGAATACTATTTCCGCACGCGCGAAGCGTTCGAGGCGATGATTGCGGCGGGGGAATTCCTCGAGTACGCGGATGTGTACGGCAACTACTACGGCACGCCGCTTGCCCCAATTGAGGAACGCCGCGCGGCGGGGGAGGACATCCTGCTCGAGATCGACACGCAGGGGGCGCTGAATGTGATGGAGCGCTGCCCTGACGGGACGTTCATCTTTCTCCTGCCGCCCTCGCTTGAAGAATTGCAGCGTCGCATTACGGGGCGTGGGACGGAGTCGGAGGAGAGCCTCGCGCGGCGTCTTGCGGCGGCGCGTGATGAGATACAGCTCGGCAAGCGTTATCGCTACGCTGTGCTGAACGATACGGTGGAGGCAGCGACGGATCGGATTCAGACGATCCTTGCGGCGGAGCGCCTGCGTGCGGATATGGATCCTGAGCAGTTTGAAATTTGA
- the rpoZ gene encoding DNA-directed RNA polymerase subunit omega, with the protein MKTNVEIGMVNPSTDELLTKVDSRYGVVVLAAKRARQLLEGDPVKSERARSTKNVTNAFEEIAEGKISYDLCKESV; encoded by the coding sequence ATGAAGACGAATGTGGAAATCGGTATGGTGAATCCCTCGACGGATGAGCTGCTGACGAAGGTGGACAGCCGCTACGGCGTGGTTGTGCTCGCGGCAAAGCGTGCGCGGCAGCTGCTCGAGGGTGACCCCGTGAAGTCCGAGCGTGCACGCTCGACGAAGAATGTGACGAATGCCTTTGAGGAGATCGCAGAGGGCAAGATCAGCTATGACCTCTGCAAGGAGAGCGTCTGA